The following DNA comes from Kitasatospora sp. NBC_01287.
CGATCTTCTGACGGTGCGTCATCCTCGCGGCGACCATGGCGACGGCACGGCGACACGGCGGCCGGGCTCGCCCACCCTCCGTGTCCGCACGGATACGCTGCCGCCATGACGCCCACGCCGCGCGAGGCCCTGCTGACCATCCGCCGTGAGCTCGCCCCGGCCGCCCGGGACAACCGCCTGGTGTCCCGGATCGAGGCGGGCCTGGCCCCGGTCCCGGTGCTCGCCGAACTGGCCGGGCAGCAGTACCGGATCATCCGCAGCGACCGGCGCAGCTTCCTGGTGCTGGCCGCCCGCTGCGCCGATACCCCGGCCGGGAGCTACTTCGCCAAGCTGGCCGAAGGCGAATCGCTGGCGCTCAGCGCGCTGACCGCCTTCGCCGCGGGCTGCGGCCTGGACCAGGCGGCGCTGCGCGCCCGCGAGCCGCTGGCCGGCTGCCAGGCGTACGCCGGCCAGCTGGCCTGGCTGGCGCTGAACGGCGAGCCGAGTGCC
Coding sequences within:
- a CDS encoding transcriptional regulator gives rise to the protein MTPTPREALLTIRRELAPAARDNRLVSRIEAGLAPVPVLAELAGQQYRIIRSDRRSFLVLAARCADTPAGSYFAKLAEGESLALSALTAFAAGCGLDQAALRAREPLAGCQAYAGQLAWLALNGEPSAVVLALAVNFATWGDYCAVTARALRRHYGFSDAACAFFDFFATPAPELDDDAVEVLAAGGLTEARLTEGRSYGRLLQECELLFWNTLADLSPAAEPEADPGLGLA